The proteins below are encoded in one region of Clostridium estertheticum:
- a CDS encoding UDP-N-acetylmuramoyl-L-alanyl-D-glutamate--2,6-diaminopimelate ligase: MKLRKIMENINFNLIKGDIDIDIKKIQYDSRKVKKGDVFFAIEGYNLDGHKYIQSAINNGAVAVVCQKDIEDKLDIVVIKVEDARRTLAISAANYYENPSRSIKMIGITGTNGKTTSAFMIKAILEQSGYKVGLIGTIANFIGKKKIHTERTTPESLELHELFKEMVDSNVDYCVMEVSSHSLSLDRVYGIEFCESIFTNLTQDHLDFHKTFENYFNVKLKLFKLSKISVINIDDEYGAKAYNLIKNSKLSFALNHTADIMASNIKMNSRGSQFDLKYKENSFDIELNIPGNYNVYNALGCIAVCLNQGIEIPVIKKALQRVQVPGRCELVENNHNLGFEIILDYAHTPDGLENILETVREFTKGKLISVYGCGGDRDKTKRPIMGKIGTNLSDFSFITSDNPRTEDPLEIIKDVVRGIEKNNFEIIENRREAIKRAIESATTGDIIVIAGKGHEDYQILKDKTIHFDEREVISEILKEKL, translated from the coding sequence ATGAAGTTAAGAAAAATTATGGAGAATATTAATTTCAATTTAATAAAGGGTGATATTGATATAGATATAAAAAAAATTCAATATGACTCAAGAAAGGTAAAAAAAGGGGACGTGTTTTTCGCTATAGAAGGATATAATCTCGATGGGCATAAATATATTCAAAGCGCTATTAATAATGGCGCTGTTGCTGTTGTATGTCAAAAGGATATAGAAGATAAACTAGATATCGTTGTAATTAAAGTCGAGGACGCAAGAAGGACACTAGCTATAAGTGCGGCAAATTATTATGAGAATCCAAGCCGTAGTATTAAAATGATAGGGATTACGGGAACTAACGGAAAAACAACATCAGCTTTTATGATTAAAGCAATTTTAGAGCAAAGTGGATATAAGGTTGGACTAATAGGTACCATAGCAAATTTTATAGGGAAAAAGAAAATTCATACAGAGAGAACTACTCCAGAATCGCTAGAATTACATGAGCTTTTCAAAGAAATGGTAGATTCTAATGTTGATTATTGTGTAATGGAGGTGTCGTCACATTCTTTAAGTTTAGACAGAGTATATGGAATAGAGTTTTGCGAAAGCATTTTCACAAATTTAACTCAAGATCATTTGGATTTTCATAAAACTTTTGAAAATTATTTTAATGTTAAATTAAAATTGTTTAAGCTAAGCAAAATATCAGTAATTAATATTGATGATGAATATGGCGCAAAAGCATATAATTTAATAAAAAACAGTAAATTAAGTTTTGCATTAAACCACACGGCAGACATCATGGCTAGCAATATAAAAATGAATTCAAGAGGGAGTCAATTTGATTTAAAGTATAAAGAAAATTCTTTTGATATAGAATTAAATATACCAGGAAATTATAATGTATATAACGCTCTTGGGTGTATAGCAGTTTGTTTAAATCAAGGAATAGAGATTCCGGTAATTAAAAAAGCATTACAAAGGGTTCAAGTACCTGGACGTTGTGAGCTTGTTGAAAACAATCATAATTTGGGATTTGAAATAATTTTAGATTATGCACATACCCCCGATGGTTTAGAAAATATTTTGGAAACTGTAAGGGAATTCACAAAAGGTAAACTTATATCTGTTTACGGTTGCGGTGGGGATCGTGATAAAACCAAAAGACCTATAATGGGTAAAATAGGAACAAACTTAAGTGATTTCTCATTTATAACTTCTGATAATCCAAGAACAGAAGACCCACTAGAAATAATAAAGGATGTAGTTCGCGGAATTGAAAAGAATAACTTTGAAATAATAGAGAACAGACGAGAGGCTATAAAACGAGCAATAGAGAGTGCAACAACTGGGGATATAATTGTTATTGCAGGAAAAGGTCATGAGGATTATCAAATACTTAAAGATAAAACTATACATTTTGACGAGAGAGAAGTCATTTCAGAGATACTTAAGGAGAAATTATAA
- a CDS encoding UDP-N-acetylmuramoyl-tripeptide--D-alanyl-D-alanine ligase, which yields MEYITTNEIIEAIHGELVLQGESTKHNNVCIDTRIIKDEDVFIAIKGENFNANDYALEASKKGASICIIDDMKFERTDFNKKTSVIKVVDTKKALLMLAKFYINKLNIKVVGITGSTGKTSTKDLVAAVLSAKFKVFKTLGNFNNEIGLPMMIFKLDKSYDVAVLEMGMSDFKEIHNLCEVAKPDIAIITNIGMSHIENLKTRENILKAKMEITDFFSEKGVLIVNSDNDLLQDITSKYELIKTGIDSKADYTACNLNILENKIIFNIMDKGNLIETGIEVNIPGRHNILNSMLAVACARVMNMSYKEIAVGFKKLEVTSMRLNIKKGKRFTIINDCYNASPDSMLAAIDVLGNTHGKTKIAIFGTMRELGDSAYDAHKQVGEYAKSKNIDLLITLGEFNDAYKEGLNDIDKYRSFETYNQVVSFLDGIIKHGDVVLVKASRYMKFESIVEELENLNSCENINNKEVIEK from the coding sequence ATGGAGTATATTACTACAAATGAGATAATAGAGGCAATTCATGGAGAGTTAGTCTTGCAAGGCGAGAGTACTAAACATAATAATGTATGTATAGATACAAGAATTATAAAAGATGAAGATGTTTTTATTGCAATAAAAGGTGAGAATTTTAATGCTAATGATTATGCCTTAGAGGCTAGTAAAAAAGGAGCTTCAATTTGTATAATTGATGATATGAAGTTTGAGAGAACTGATTTTAACAAAAAAACATCTGTTATTAAGGTAGTAGACACTAAAAAAGCGCTTCTTATGCTTGCTAAATTTTACATAAATAAACTTAATATAAAGGTAGTAGGAATTACTGGTTCTACAGGTAAGACGTCTACAAAAGATTTGGTTGCGGCAGTACTTAGTGCTAAGTTCAAAGTGTTTAAAACACTAGGTAATTTTAATAATGAAATAGGATTACCTATGATGATATTTAAGTTAGATAAAAGTTATGATGTTGCTGTTCTTGAAATGGGCATGAGTGACTTTAAAGAGATTCATAATTTATGTGAAGTTGCAAAACCTGATATTGCTATTATTACTAATATTGGAATGTCTCACATTGAAAATCTTAAAACTAGAGAAAATATTTTAAAAGCTAAAATGGAGATAACAGACTTTTTTAGTGAAAAGGGTGTTCTAATTGTAAATTCAGATAATGATCTATTACAAGATATTACATCAAAATATGAACTTATAAAAACGGGGATTGACTCTAAGGCTGATTACACAGCATGTAACTTGAATATACTTGAAAATAAAATAATATTTAACATAATGGATAAGGGAAATTTAATAGAAACTGGTATTGAGGTAAATATCCCAGGACGGCATAATATACTTAATTCGATGCTCGCTGTGGCTTGCGCAAGAGTAATGAATATGAGTTACAAAGAAATTGCGGTAGGTTTTAAAAAACTTGAAGTTACATCTATGCGCTTAAATATAAAAAAAGGAAAAAGGTTTACTATAATTAATGATTGTTATAATGCTAGTCCTGATTCAATGCTCGCTGCAATTGATGTCCTAGGAAATACTCATGGCAAAACAAAGATTGCAATTTTTGGCACTATGAGAGAATTAGGGGATAGTGCATATGATGCGCATAAGCAAGTTGGAGAATATGCTAAAAGTAAAAACATTGATTTGTTAATTACACTTGGTGAATTTAATGATGCATATAAAGAAGGACTTAATGATATAGATAAATATAGAAGTTTTGAAACCTATAACCAGGTAGTTTCATTTTTAGATGGAATCATAAAACATGGTGATGTTGTTTTGGTTAAAGCTTCAAGATATATGAAGTTTGAGAGCATAGTGGAAGAACTCGAGAACTTGAATTCTTGCGAGAATATTAATAATAAAGAGGTGATAGAAAAATGA
- the mraY gene encoding phospho-N-acetylmuramoyl-pentapeptide-transferase: MNLIIYSVIIAFLLSIIQGPLLIPLLHKLKFGQNIRAEGPKSHLKKAGTPTMGGIIFMVSTIITMLLIVRHTNDEAMIALYCFIAFGLIGLIDDFLKITHKENEGLKSKQKMLLIVIVAGVIGYYTSIRLGTDIMIPFTNRSINLGIWYVPFIIIYFASTTNAVNLTDGLDGLATSVTIIVMTFFALVSNMLFHPSLAIFCAALAGALLGFLKYNSYKAQIFMGDMGSLALGGAVAGVGMILKSPILVAIVGGIYVMETLSVIIQVFVFKATGKRVFKMSPIHHHFELSGWNETKVVAVFSIATVVFCLIGFLSFSY, encoded by the coding sequence ATGAATTTAATTATTTATTCTGTAATAATTGCATTTTTATTATCAATTATACAAGGGCCCCTTTTAATTCCACTCCTACATAAGCTTAAGTTTGGTCAGAATATAAGGGCAGAAGGACCTAAAAGTCATCTTAAAAAAGCTGGGACACCTACTATGGGTGGCATAATATTTATGGTTTCAACAATAATTACAATGTTATTAATTGTTAGACATACAAATGATGAAGCAATGATTGCATTATATTGTTTTATAGCTTTTGGATTAATAGGACTTATTGATGATTTCCTTAAGATAACACATAAAGAAAATGAAGGGCTTAAATCTAAACAAAAGATGTTACTTATAGTAATAGTCGCAGGAGTAATTGGATATTATACATCCATTAGGTTAGGAACGGATATAATGATACCATTTACCAATAGAAGTATAAATTTGGGGATCTGGTATGTACCTTTTATTATTATATATTTTGCGTCAACTACAAATGCAGTGAATTTAACTGACGGGTTAGATGGACTTGCAACTTCAGTTACAATAATAGTTATGACATTTTTTGCTTTGGTTAGTAATATGTTGTTTCATCCCTCTCTTGCAATATTTTGTGCAGCGCTTGCGGGTGCATTATTAGGATTCTTAAAATACAATTCTTATAAAGCACAAATTTTTATGGGAGATATGGGGTCTTTAGCACTTGGAGGAGCAGTAGCAGGTGTGGGCATGATACTAAAATCACCTATCCTCGTTGCTATTGTAGGTGGTATATATGTTATGGAGACACTCTCAGTTATTATTCAAGTTTTTGTATTTAAGGCTACAGGTAAAAGAGTATTTAAAATGTCCCCCATTCATCATCATTTTGAATTAAGTGGATGGAATGAAACTAAAGTTGTTGCAGTATTCTCTATTGCAACAGTAGTTTTCTGTTTAATTGGATTTCTATCATTTTCCTATTAG
- the spoVE gene encoding stage V sporulation protein E, translating into MKKHNSKMGQIDFILFATIMILVVIGVVMVYSSSSYVAAFKYNDPEFFLKKQLMWATIGSILMVVAIKIDYHILKRYTGIIMVITILLLLVVLAFPAINGAKRWIPLGFASIQPSEIAKYTVVLFMAKSLDRKGEKVKEFFKGICPYLLVSGFYAGLVLLGSNLSIAAVIMIVTVIILFAVGAKFLHLFAIGSTLVAAVGALTILEPYRLARLMNFRDPFADSQGKGYQLVQSLLALGSGGITGAGIGQSRQKCLYIPEPQTDFIFAIIGEELGLIGCTFIMLLFVIFIWRGIKTAVTSKDMYGTILGIGITSVIAIQAVINIAVVTGSMPVTGVPLPFISYGGSALVFNMVAMGILLNISRQTENKN; encoded by the coding sequence ATGAAAAAACACAATTCTAAAATGGGACAAATAGATTTTATATTATTTGCAACAATAATGATTCTTGTGGTTATTGGAGTAGTTATGGTTTATAGTTCCAGCTCATATGTTGCTGCTTTTAAATATAATGATCCAGAGTTTTTTTTGAAAAAGCAGCTTATGTGGGCAACTATTGGAAGCATTTTAATGGTTGTAGCAATTAAAATTGATTATCATATTTTAAAAAGATATACTGGCATTATTATGGTAATTACTATACTGCTTTTACTTGTAGTTTTAGCTTTCCCAGCTATTAACGGTGCTAAGAGATGGATTCCATTAGGATTCGCATCTATTCAGCCATCTGAAATTGCAAAATACACTGTAGTTTTGTTTATGGCTAAAAGTTTAGACAGAAAGGGAGAAAAAGTAAAAGAATTTTTTAAGGGAATATGTCCATACTTATTAGTTTCAGGATTTTATGCAGGGCTAGTTTTGCTAGGATCAAACTTAAGTATAGCAGCTGTTATAATGATTGTTACGGTTATTATATTATTTGCAGTAGGTGCAAAGTTTTTACACCTTTTTGCAATAGGTTCTACGCTTGTTGCGGCAGTTGGTGCTTTAACAATTCTTGAACCATATAGATTGGCTAGACTTATGAATTTTAGGGACCCTTTTGCTGATAGTCAAGGTAAGGGATATCAATTAGTTCAGTCACTCCTTGCACTAGGGTCAGGTGGAATTACTGGTGCAGGCATTGGTCAGTCAAGACAAAAATGTCTTTATATACCGGAGCCTCAAACGGATTTTATTTTTGCAATAATTGGTGAGGAACTAGGACTAATAGGATGCACATTTATAATGTTGTTGTTTGTAATTTTTATATGGCGAGGTATTAAAACAGCAGTTACTTCTAAAGATATGTACGGAACCATACTTGGTATTGGAATTACATCAGTTATAGCAATACAGGCAGTAATTAATATTGCTGTAGTTACGGGGTCGATGCCAGTAACTGGCGTGCCATTACCATTTATAAGTTATGGTGGATCAGCTCTGGTTTTTAATATGGTTGCAATGGGAATACTTTTGAATATTTCAAGGCAAACTGAAAATAAAAATTAG
- a CDS encoding cell division protein FtsQ/DivIB: MRKKSNNLEKGNYIIENKEKLLHKRKKRKKVRGLILLVIIMVTTLITLCMKLPYFDIKNIEIIGNANASKTEINDIVKTHLGSNILYDGFSNSKKQIMENPYILSVEVKKVFPNKIIIEINEKVAMFYGKVNNNFYIIDNKGNLLQKKSDIKGMKLVNLIGFDYEKAQVGSLIGEKSDRKIDTLVSMASIIESYRKTSKSSKIMALDVNNVLDIKILYGNMYIKFGTTLDLKNKFNKAINIITQPQYENAKGYVDVSFTGNPAIYVGPKK; this comes from the coding sequence ATGAGAAAGAAAAGTAATAATCTTGAAAAAGGGAATTACATTATAGAAAATAAAGAAAAATTATTACATAAAAGGAAAAAACGGAAAAAAGTAAGGGGCTTAATTTTATTAGTAATAATTATGGTAACAACGCTTATTACATTATGCATGAAATTGCCTTATTTTGATATTAAAAATATTGAAATAATAGGAAATGCGAATGCATCTAAAACTGAAATTAATGATATAGTCAAAACTCATTTAGGTAGTAATATCTTATATGATGGTTTTAGTAATAGTAAGAAACAAATTATGGAAAATCCATACATTCTAAGTGTAGAAGTTAAAAAAGTTTTTCCAAACAAGATTATTATAGAAATAAATGAAAAAGTAGCTATGTTTTATGGAAAAGTAAATAATAATTTTTACATTATAGATAACAAAGGAAACCTGCTTCAAAAAAAATCAGATATTAAAGGTATGAAATTAGTAAATCTAATTGGATTTGATTATGAAAAAGCCCAAGTAGGTAGTTTAATTGGAGAGAAGAGCGATCGAAAAATTGATACTCTAGTTTCAATGGCTAGTATCATCGAGAGTTATAGAAAAACTAGTAAATCAAGTAAGATAATGGCGCTAGATGTAAACAACGTGTTAGATATTAAGATTTTATATGGAAATATGTATATTAAATTTGGAACAACACTAGATTTAAAAAACAAATTTAATAAGGCGATAAATATTATTACGCAACCTCAATATGAGAATGCAAAGGGGTATGTAGATGTAAGTTTTACAGGAAATCCAGCGATTTATGTAGGACCAAAGAAGTAA
- a CDS encoding DUF881 domain-containing protein, whose protein sequence is MKKFISQISIGIICVLLGFMITYQFKMISKQNSASTSDTNKNTPEIITENEQLKKSKIEMQKKIDDLDTKTKEYETAAGGKDAASELLNKELVETRILTGDTDVKGEGMTIYITPKTSIFGSNSDDQKINDTDLVHIVNELNAADAEAISINDIRLTSRSGIRNAGNAIIINDERVSYSKRITIKAIGKSDILESAISFPGAIPQTLSQTCDITMEKSNKVVITKSNRTYKFEFAKPIEKK, encoded by the coding sequence ATGAAGAAGTTTATATCTCAAATATCCATTGGTATTATATGTGTATTATTAGGATTTATGATAACTTACCAATTTAAAATGATAAGCAAACAAAATTCAGCATCAACATCAGATACAAATAAAAATACACCTGAAATTATAACTGAAAATGAACAATTAAAAAAGAGTAAGATAGAGATGCAGAAAAAAATTGATGATTTAGATACTAAAACAAAAGAGTATGAAACTGCTGCAGGGGGTAAAGATGCGGCAAGTGAATTGTTAAACAAAGAATTAGTTGAGACGAGAATACTAACTGGAGATACCGATGTGAAAGGTGAAGGTATGACAATTTATATAACTCCTAAAACTAGCATTTTTGGAAGTAATTCTGATGATCAAAAAATAAATGATACAGATTTAGTTCATATAGTAAATGAATTAAATGCTGCAGATGCAGAAGCAATTTCTATCAATGATATTAGACTAACTTCTCGTAGTGGTATAAGAAATGCTGGAAATGCGATTATTATAAATGATGAAAGAGTTTCTTATAGTAAAAGAATAACTATTAAAGCAATTGGTAAAAGTGACATATTGGAAAGTGCTATCAGTTTCCCAGGAGCAATTCCACAAACCCTTAGCCAGACTTGTGATATAACGATGGAAAAATCAAATAAGGTTGTAATTACAAAATCAAATAGAACATATAAATTTGAGTTTGCGAAACCAATAGAAAAGAAGTAG
- a CDS encoding small basic family protein, producing the protein MVAFVGLLIGVILGIVWNVNIPVKFSPYISVAIFACLDSVFGALRGSMSHNFRADIFVSGFFGNAALAVAMVYLGDKLGIPIYLAAIIVFGGRIFDNFAIIRRLLIDKAKSHS; encoded by the coding sequence ATGGTTGCTTTTGTAGGATTACTTATAGGTGTAATATTAGGAATTGTATGGAATGTTAATATTCCAGTTAAATTTTCTCCATATATTTCAGTAGCAATTTTTGCGTGTTTAGATTCTGTCTTTGGTGCATTAAGAGGTTCAATGTCTCATAATTTCCGTGCGGATATTTTTGTGTCAGGATTCTTCGGGAATGCTGCTCTAGCTGTAGCAATGGTTTATTTAGGTGATAAATTAGGAATACCAATTTATTTGGCTGCTATTATTGTATTCGGAGGTCGGATATTTGATAACTTTGCAATTATTAGACGACTTTTAATTGACAAAGCTAAATCCCACTCATGA
- a CDS encoding DUF881 domain-containing protein: MKNNEATIFVFIASIIIGILISMNIGFKGKSNFLDVKQYDQAYNERTKLYSELNSLKEQYYSTSVKLKKYDTGDEKTLQVSKEIKKEVIDNNLIIGNSDVYGQGVKITLEDGVDSFDKNVTMNQLIHDSDIVQVINDLRNAGAEAISVNGIRVIYNNWGLCAGSNIDLNGVKIVTPFYISAIGNKDIMYNYLTLEQTHTSLLQKSDVKISIAKSDDIKILAYNGEFIYKYMSLVNK; this comes from the coding sequence ATGAAAAATAATGAAGCTACCATATTTGTTTTTATTGCTTCGATAATCATAGGAATTCTTATATCAATGAACATTGGATTTAAAGGGAAAAGTAATTTTTTGGATGTAAAACAGTATGATCAAGCCTATAATGAGAGAACTAAATTATATTCAGAATTAAACAGTTTAAAAGAGCAATACTATAGTACGAGTGTGAAGCTTAAAAAATATGATACTGGTGATGAAAAGACACTTCAGGTTTCAAAAGAAATTAAAAAGGAAGTTATTGACAATAACTTAATAATTGGAAATAGTGATGTTTACGGTCAAGGGGTTAAAATTACACTAGAGGATGGAGTAGATAGTTTTGATAAGAATGTTACTATGAATCAGTTAATTCATGATTCTGATATTGTTCAAGTAATAAATGATCTTAGAAATGCAGGGGCGGAAGCAATATCGGTAAATGGAATAAGAGTTATTTATAATAATTGGGGATTATGTGCCGGTTCTAATATTGATTTAAATGGTGTCAAGATAGTAACTCCATTTTATATTAGTGCCATTGGAAACAAAGATATAATGTATAATTATTTAACTTTAGAGCAAACACATACATCATTACTCCAAAAAAGCGATGTTAAAATTAGTATTGCTAAGTCAGATGATATAAAGATATTAGCATATAATGGTGAGTTTATTTATAAGTACATGAGTTTAGTGAATAAATAA
- a CDS encoding YggS family pyridoxal phosphate-dependent enzyme — MSIGEVYNKIKSVIPENVTLICVSKTRQISEIKEAYESGARDFGENKVQEFLEKYDNIGKDSRWHFIGHLQTNKVKYIVGKVHLIHSLDSIHLLKEIEKRYATKNEIANVLIQINIGNEIAKTGVAPEEMNDLIKVCEECNNVKVKGLMATIPIGDDESSRKYFAKMKAIFDNLKTYKYKNVSMEFLSLGMSKDFPIALEQGANMIRLGTKIFGKRDYKKLEVI, encoded by the coding sequence TTGTCAATTGGTGAAGTTTATAATAAAATAAAGAGTGTAATCCCAGAAAACGTAACACTAATATGTGTTTCTAAGACTAGGCAAATTAGTGAGATAAAAGAGGCTTATGAATCTGGGGCTAGAGATTTTGGAGAGAACAAAGTTCAAGAATTTCTTGAAAAATACGATAATATAGGGAAAGACAGTAGATGGCACTTTATAGGACATTTGCAGACGAATAAGGTGAAATATATAGTTGGAAAAGTTCATCTTATACATTCTTTAGATAGCATACATTTACTTAAAGAAATTGAAAAACGTTATGCAACAAAGAATGAAATAGCAAATGTTTTAATTCAAATAAATATTGGAAACGAAATCGCGAAGACAGGCGTTGCTCCTGAGGAAATGAATGATCTAATAAAGGTTTGTGAAGAATGTAATAATGTAAAAGTCAAAGGGCTTATGGCTACAATTCCAATTGGTGACGATGAAAGCTCTAGAAAATATTTTGCGAAGATGAAGGCTATTTTTGATAATCTAAAGACTTATAAATACAAAAATGTTTCAATGGAGTTTTTATCTTTAGGGATGAGCAAAGATTTTCCGATTGCGTTAGAACAGGGTGCTAATATGATAAGACTTGGCACAAAAATATTTGGGAAAAGAGATTATAAAAAACTGGAGGTAATATAA
- a CDS encoding cell division protein SepF: MASKVINKVMGFLGMAEEEEDEVQEIDNEDENVDIESLMSANKKQSKVVNIHTSTSTKVVIIKPDDFDEATVISDNLKARKIIVINTTALEPKTGQRLLDFVGGVCYALGGDLQQVEKGVYIISPSNIEVNNELKNELSSKGIFNWNK; encoded by the coding sequence ATGGCAAGTAAAGTGATTAATAAAGTTATGGGTTTTTTGGGCATGGCAGAGGAAGAAGAGGATGAGGTTCAAGAAATAGATAATGAAGATGAAAATGTAGACATTGAATCATTGATGAGTGCAAACAAGAAACAGAGTAAAGTAGTGAATATTCATACATCAACATCTACAAAGGTAGTAATCATAAAACCAGATGATTTTGATGAAGCAACAGTGATTAGTGACAACTTAAAGGCTAGAAAGATAATTGTGATAAATACAACTGCACTTGAACCAAAAACTGGCCAAAGATTATTAGATTTTGTCGGTGGAGTATGTTACGCTTTAGGTGGGGATCTTCAGCAGGTAGAAAAAGGAGTATATATAATTTCACCATCAAATATAGAAGTTAATAATGAATTGAAAAACGAACTAAGTTCAAAGGGAATCTTTAATTGGAATAAGTAA
- a CDS encoding YggT family protein, with protein sequence MYLYNVINMFFKVLEYAILIEVVLSWVYAGRSNQYTEILHKITNPLLEPGRKIQNRYFGNMMIDFSPIIALGIIMILKQIVYALFTLLL encoded by the coding sequence TTGTATTTGTATAATGTAATTAATATGTTTTTTAAGGTGTTAGAGTATGCAATTCTTATTGAAGTGGTTTTGTCTTGGGTTTATGCTGGGCGCTCAAATCAGTACACTGAAATTTTACATAAAATAACTAATCCTTTGCTAGAACCTGGTAGAAAGATTCAAAATAGATATTTTGGTAATATGATGATAGATTTTTCTCCAATAATAGCGCTTGGTATTATAATGATCTTAAAGCAAATAGTGTATGCTTTATTTACACTATTGTTATAA
- a CDS encoding RNA-binding protein has translation MDKKYFLNSINCEDKNLISNIFNKIQIAEKTNQVIFTNDFLPPAIWHQILAISEDYEIKPFTNGIFKDADRRMLSFSTGETPIEYPIVLLKIKNKSKFAKVDHKDYLGAIMSLGIKREKLGDLIIQDSVCYAPVCSDISNFIINNLNTIKNCPCDVIEYDYISQALPERKFEEKVIITTSFRLDGLVSAVCNISRNGSVELISSGKILVNYFNCLKKDKVIENNDTLTIRGYGKFKVVEVVGNTQKGRLKVVIKKYI, from the coding sequence ATGGATAAAAAATATTTTTTAAATAGTATAAATTGTGAAGATAAGAATTTAATTTCTAACATATTTAATAAAATACAAATAGCTGAAAAGACAAATCAAGTCATATTTACTAATGATTTTTTACCTCCAGCTATATGGCATCAAATTCTTGCTATAAGTGAGGATTATGAAATAAAACCATTTACAAATGGAATATTTAAAGATGCAGATAGGAGAATGTTATCATTTTCGACCGGTGAGACTCCTATAGAGTATCCTATAGTTTTACTTAAAATAAAAAATAAATCTAAATTTGCGAAGGTTGATCATAAGGATTATTTAGGGGCAATAATGTCACTAGGCATTAAAAGAGAAAAATTGGGTGATTTAATAATTCAAGATTCTGTATGTTATGCCCCGGTTTGCAGTGATATTAGCAATTTCATAATTAATAATTTAAATACAATAAAGAATTGCCCTTGCGATGTCATTGAGTATGATTATATATCACAGGCTCTTCCAGAAAGAAAATTTGAGGAAAAAGTTATTATAACTACGTCATTTAGGTTAGATGGTTTAGTTTCAGCTGTATGTAATATTTCTAGAAATGGTTCAGTTGAACTAATATCTTCAGGCAAAATACTGGTTAATTATTTTAATTGTTTAAAAAAAGATAAAGTTATTGAAAACAATGATACATTAACAATTAGAGGATATGGGAAATTTAAGGTGGTAGAGGTTGTAGGAAATACACAAAAAGGCCGCTTGAAAGTTGTAATAAAGAAGTACATATAG
- a CDS encoding DivIVA domain-containing protein has translation MRITSMDINNKEFKKVIRGYNSEEVDDFLETVSDEYEMAYKENSTLKEKISFLEEKLDHHVKIEATIQNTLVLAQNAAEQARVSAQKEAELIIRNANDASQRMLNKAHDDVLKVNDEYEKVKQEFAKFRTKFRSFMNCQLEMFEGLENDYLKNYNIGNVTHDDRIDDEAAIDSECSNLTLKNIEEKDFHENGEMEQIKSFFAKG, from the coding sequence ATGAGAATAACATCTATGGATATTAACAATAAAGAATTTAAAAAGGTTATAAGAGGATACAACTCAGAAGAGGTTGATGATTTTTTAGAAACAGTATCTGATGAATATGAAATGGCATATAAAGAAAATTCTACGCTTAAAGAGAAGATAAGTTTTTTAGAAGAGAAGTTAGATCATCATGTTAAGATAGAAGCAACAATTCAAAATACTTTAGTATTAGCCCAAAATGCAGCAGAACAAGCAAGGGTTTCTGCTCAAAAGGAAGCTGAATTGATTATTAGAAATGCAAACGATGCTTCTCAAAGGATGCTAAATAAGGCTCATGATGATGTACTTAAGGTAAATGATGAATATGAAAAAGTTAAACAGGAATTTGCAAAATTTAGGACTAAATTCAGAAGTTTCATGAATTGTCAACTTGAGATGTTTGAAGGACTCGAAAACGATTACCTTAAAAATTATAACATAGGAAATGTTACTCATGATGATAGAATAGATGATGAAGCCGCTATTGATTCTGAATGTTCCAATTTAACACTCAAAAATATTGAGGAAAAAGATTTTCATGAAAACGGCGAAATGGAACAAATAAAAAGTTTTTTTGCTAAAGGGTAA